The Stieleria maiorica genome includes the window TTCGATGTCTCACAGCGGATTCCAAACAGAACCTTCACCGACAAGGAAGTCCCGGTGTTTCTCCGTATTGCCACATCAACGCTCTTGGCTGCACTGCTGATTCTTCAGTCAGTTGTGCCATGCTGTGCCATCAGCAAACTGCTGGCAGGCGGCGGTAGTCCGGAATCTGTGGCAACACACGTATCTCATCCTTGTTCTTGTTGCCCGCATTCACAATCGCAGCAGGAAAAGGTTCCTTCGGACGATGGCCATTCACCGGATGGCAAGTGTCCATACTGTGGCGGTCTGCTTTTTCATTCGGGTTTGAATGATGCGGCACCGATATCCGAAGGCCATTTGGTTCTAGCGTTCCTCGGTGATGCACCCAAGCACGTGAGCGAGCAAGCTCCCCTCTTCCCTCAATTACTTCGGCGACAGGTTATTGGGCAACCATTTCTGAACATCGGTATGCGTCTTCTGATCTAGCCGTCTTCCGCGACTGGAAGTCCGTGCCTGTTCAGAATGTTTGATTCACCGCCCTCAGAGATGATTGCCATGTGTTTTCCGCAACGATTCCTCCTGCTCGCTTTGACGGCCTTACCGCTGGTCAGCATTGGCTGTTCCACTTCTCGACAGCATCTGGCCCAGCGTGATTCGTCTACAACGCGAATCCGTCAAGCCGAACCGTCGCCCGGCACGGTTGCATCACCTGAATCCTGCGAAGTACCGGAAGTTCTGACCGTTGCTTTTCGCGATGATGAGGCGGATGAAGTAACTGGCGATTTGGTTGATTCCGCGATTCAGCTTGCTGTTCCCGTTGAAGTTGGAGGGTTCGCAATGGGTGAATCCGGCTTGACGCTCGAAGCCATTGAACGGTTGGCATTGGCGAACAATCCCGCCATTCAGCAGGCGATTGCGGCATCGGCGCGAGCCGGTGGCATACGAACTCAGGTTGGACTCAAGCCAAATCCGACGATTGGCTACTTCGGCGAAGAAATTGGCAACGACGGAGCGGGAGGACTCCACGGAGCATTTGTCTCGCAGACATTTGTTCGCGGTGACAAACTCGCATGGAATCGTCAGGTTCACGGACACGATGTGAACGCGATGAACTGGCAGATTGAAACGCAGCGACAACGAGTTCTCACGGACATTCGGCTTGCCTTCTACGATGCATTGGCTGCTCAGAAACGCCTGCAACTCGCTAGGGACTTTCGCAGCGTTGCCAAAGAAGGAGTGACAGTTTCGGACGAACGAGTTAATGCAAAGATCGGTACAAGGCCCGATGTGTTGCAATCCGAAATCCAACTCAACGAAGTTGATCTTTCCATTCAGCAGGCTGAATTTGAATTGTCAGCGGCTTTGAACGAGCTGGCGGCGTTGGCGGGAGTTCCCGATCTTGGAACCACAGCATTGATTGGAGACTTGGACGTCGCAGTCAATGCGCGCGACGCGGAAACTGAGTTTGCACAGATTGTGGCAATGAGTCCGCAGTTGGCGGCTGCTCAGGCTCGGGTTGATCGGGCGCGAGCGAACATCCAGCGTCAGCAGGTGCAGCCGATTCCGAACGTGACAGCAAATCTTGGGGCGGGTGGGGATGACGGGACTGG containing:
- a CDS encoding TolC family protein, which codes for MCFPQRFLLLALTALPLVSIGCSTSRQHLAQRDSSTTRIRQAEPSPGTVASPESCEVPEVLTVAFRDDEADEVTGDLVDSAIQLAVPVEVGGFAMGESGLTLEAIERLALANNPAIQQAIAASARAGGIRTQVGLKPNPTIGYFGEEIGNDGAGGLHGAFVSQTFVRGDKLAWNRQVHGHDVNAMNWQIETQRQRVLTDIRLAFYDALAAQKRLQLARDFRSVAKEGVTVSDERVNAKIGTRPDVLQSEIQLNEVDLSIQQAEFELSAALNELAALAGVPDLGTTALIGDLDVAVNARDAETEFAQIVAMSPQLAAAQARVDRARANIQRQQVQPIPNVTANLGAGGDDGTGNAFANVQLSLPVPVHNKNQGNIRAAQAEYCAATQNVQRIRQSIRRDLAQVMREYNIAQATVQQYENSILPKADETLKLMQEARDAGEFDFLRVLTARRAYFDANLKYVAAMGRLAQANAKIDGLLLTGGLSNVVTYSVGDDLRGQALSGQ